The Cohaesibacter gelatinilyticus genome contains the following window.
GTGACATTGATCGCTGATGGCATGATGGCAGAGCTCTATTCAAGGGCCATGACTGTGCTTGGCTGCAATTTCGCACCTCTGTCAGCAGATGCCTGTACAACAACAGCACTATTTCGCGCGATCCAGTCAAAAATTGAGACATGAAAATGACCGAAACCACACCCTATCCCGGTATTCCAGTACTGGCAATTTTACGTGGCATCACATCAGGCGAAATCCTGCCAATCGCTGATCAGCTGATCGCACATGATATTCGCCGGATCGAAGTACCCCTGAATTCACCAGATGCCATGCGGTCCATCGAGATGCTCATATCTCGCTATGGAAAAGACGCTCTGATAGGGGCAGGCACGGTACTTGAACGGGAAGAAGTCAATCAGCTTGCAGATATTGGCTGCAAAATTGTCGTCTCTCCAAATTTCGATCTGGATGTGGTGTCTGAAACCAAGGAAAAGGCCATGCTGTCCTGTCCTGGTGTCTTTACCCCCAGCGAAGCCTTTGCTGCACTGAAAGCTGGCGCTGACATCCTGAAATATTTCCCGGCAGATCTCTGCGGTCCGGCTGCAATCAAGGCCTGGCGGGCGGTCCTGCCCAGCAATACCAGCATTGTCGCCACCGGTGGCACCAATGCAGATACATTCTCAACTTGGCTAGCCGCCGGGGTGAACATGATCGGAGTTGGTAGTGCTCTTTACAAACCGGGAGACGGTGCTAAAGACGTCGCATACAAAGCTGAGGCCCTCGCAAAAGCCTATCAGACAAAGGACAGCTGAATGACGGATCTCTTCTGTTTGGGTGAGCCTCTATTCGAGCTGAATCAGCAACCCGACGGCATGTTTTTACCCGGTTTTGGTGGCGATATTTCCAATGTCGCTATTGCAGCAGCCCGTCAGGGAGCATCATCAGGTATTCTGACACGCTTGGGCTCGGATCTGTTTGCAAGGGATATTAGGGCTTTATGGCAACGCGAAGGCGTCGTGCAGGATCATGTCATCGAGACCGACGACAAGGAAACAGGGCTCTATTTCGTAACCCATGATGAAGACGGTCATCATTTTACCTATCGTCGAGCAGGATCAGCTGCCAGCACTTACGGTCCCAAAGATCTACCTGTCGATGCCTTGCAGCACTGCAAGATTTTCTATGCTTCCGGCATCAGTCTTGCCATCAGCCCCTCCATGCATGACGCGGTGATGGAATGCGCCAGACAGGTTAAAAATTCAGGTGGTTTGTTCGCCTTCGATCCAAACCTGCGCACCGCACTATGGCCGTTGGACCGTGCACGAAAAATGACCCATGAAGTTATGAAAATCTGTGACGTTGCCTTGCCCGGCTATGATGACGCCAAAACCCTGAC
Protein-coding sequences here:
- a CDS encoding 2-dehydro-3-deoxy-6-phosphogalactonate aldolase; the protein is MTETTPYPGIPVLAILRGITSGEILPIADQLIAHDIRRIEVPLNSPDAMRSIEMLISRYGKDALIGAGTVLEREEVNQLADIGCKIVVSPNFDLDVVSETKEKAMLSCPGVFTPSEAFAALKAGADILKYFPADLCGPAAIKAWRAVLPSNTSIVATGGTNADTFSTWLAAGVNMIGVGSALYKPGDGAKDVAYKAEALAKAYQTKDS
- a CDS encoding sugar kinase, with the protein product MTDLFCLGEPLFELNQQPDGMFLPGFGGDISNVAIAAARQGASSGILTRLGSDLFARDIRALWQREGVVQDHVIETDDKETGLYFVTHDEDGHHFTYRRAGSAASTYGPKDLPVDALQHCKIFYASGISLAISPSMHDAVMECARQVKNSGGLFAFDPNLRTALWPLDRARKMTHEVMKICDVALPGYDDAKTLTGLEQPEAIADFYHDLGASVVALTLGHKGVLLSSKEGRTSIAPHQVSAIDATGAGDCFNGAFLAACLAGTDNIEAATRANAAAALSVCGYGAIAAIPDLPKTLDFIKSWP